AATAAGAGTAAAGAGAGACTGTATGCCTTGGGGTAATGGAATAAAGAGAGACTGTGCTTGGGGTAATAAGGATAAAGAGAGACTGTGCTTGGGGTAATAAGGATAAAGAGAGACTGTATGCCTTGGGGTAATGGAATAAAGAGAGACTGTGTGCCTGGAGTAATAAGGGTAAAGATAGCTTGTGCCTGGGGTAATAAAAGTAAAGAGAGACTGTGCTTGGGGTAATAAGGATAAAGAGAGCCTGTGCCTGGGGTAATAAGGATAAAGAGAGCCTGTTCCTGGGGTAATAAGGGTGAATGCCAGAGTATTAGGACAAGGGAGACTTTATGCATAGGGGTCAGGTAACAAGGGAGATTATGTGCATTGGCTTTTAGGGGCAAGTGAGACAATTGTGGGTACTGGGGCCAAATACACTGTGTTTATGAGGGTTCTGTGCATGGGGGGTACCAGGCAGGAGAGAGTATGTATGAGGGCACCAGGGCAAAGGGACtatgtatatggggtacagggtAGAAGTGAGACTGTATTCATGGGGTACTGGGGCAAGAGACACTGTGTGGGAAGGTAGTGGGGGATGAGAGACTGtaatgggggtgctggggggggggggactgataTGGGGGGTGTATCCCTGGGGTGGAAGTagggaagggagatatatttggAATGAGAGGGGAAATGGGAAAACCCAAACAGAATAAAAGCCGGTGTTGCAAtaagaggaagaaggaagagaaaaATGTGAAAGTGATGAAATAGCTGTGATGTCAGTGAGGGGAGGGCAGAGCCCAATGGGAGGGAGGGGAGACCTGGCGCTGAGGGGTCACAGGTACCAGGGGTGCCCAAAGGGTAGATCCTGCTCTGCCAGTAGATCTTTAGCTGGACAGATCCCAATAGCAGATCACTGTCTACAGGTCCATTGGGTTACCATACGCTGGGCAGATATATTAGAATTGAGCAAGTAAGCGCGTGCCGGTGGGTACAGTCCCACAGAGCAGACTGAGTGTAGTTATCTATCTCCTGGATTGCCAGCTAATGGGATACCCAGCAAGCACTGCATGGCCAGCCTACGTACCAGCCCCCATGTTTGTGGCGTTGTAGCTTTTGGTGGCATCACCAAAAGGTGCTCATAGCTCATACGTGCCCATATGTGCCCTCTATTTTAGACTGCTTGGTCAAGTTTGGTCACCAAAAGTATAACCCACATTAGTAAAGTCTTGGCcattagatgtatatatatatattagtatatattcaTGAGAATGCATGTGCAGGTGACATGTATGGTAGGGGGCGGTGCTACTGCACTATGGGGGAGGGGCTACAGGTAACATACATTGTAGGGGGTGCGGTTACTGTGacattacatttatatgtatttatagaagGCAAGCAGGAGAACTATGGACATATTATTCCTCTGTGGgatgtgagatgctctgcagtcttGGGGTGGGAGGCTCCGCAGTCTCTTTCTATGCCCCCTTTTTATGAATGAATAACTGAGCACACATAGCTGGCATTTTCCCGCCCCTTCTcctctctgattggctgcaaaggCATGAGTCGTTTTTCCAAAGGAATGCGCCGCTTGATCTGTTAAAGGCACAGCGCCATTTGTTGCACTCCGCAGTCTCTGTAACCCTTTCCCTTTCGGACTATATTGTAGAACCTCATGGTATATatagtggtatatatatatagtgcggacacacagctggactttatatatatatatatgtctcagAAACCCACCTTTTTCTATATCAGTTTTATGGGAATCCATCAACAATAGGACCCCTTAGGGCCAGGCTAAACAACACAATATTTGTGCATTGTATTGCTGTCTGCAATTACCAAATACCCCTCTGCTCCAGGGACTTGGGGCAAGTAtcctttctgccttcccctaAAACTATCCCTGCCCTATAGCTGTACCTTCATGACCACCTATCAGTTGCTACCATGGCGCTGTCCCCAGCAACCAACCTGTGGTCAATTAAGTAAAGAGGCTCAGTGTAAATCCCAGAGCAGCCCCAGAACCTACCCTGAGAGTAAAAGCAAGAGCTCCCCTAGGGGACATTTTAGGTACCACAGTACTAAGATGGAATCTTTCCCTAAAGCTCATGCTTTCTGGGCACCTAGACCCAATATGCATTCAGGAAGGAGGCACTCTGGGAACCTTAATCCCATAGACACAGTGCTCTATATAGAGTCACGCCACCAGAAGGGGGCACTCTTGTGAAACTGATTCTTCATATTATGTTGCTACTGTTGCCCAATATGTAACATGGTTATACATTAGAGCCGCGGCCCTCCAGCTGTCCTGTAACCGTAGCCTTCAGCGGTTCTACAGAAGCTTATCAGCGGGCAGCTGATCCATGGCCAAATGACTTCATTCCTTTTATCTGCTTGGCATTTAGTCCCTTATCTACTTTATACTGATTTGCATTGAAATGAAACACATTGGAGCTGCTTAGTAACTAAAACTCACAGACATGTGTTTCCTACATAGAATACAGAAGGTGCAATGAGGGTGATCCCCCCTTTTCCCCCCGCCCCATGGTTCTGCCAAGTTTAGCTCCTGATCTCACCTCCCAAATATGAGACCTGTGTCTGACTCACTCAGGGGCAGGAGGGGCGGAAGTCGTGCCCATAGAGGAACTGGGGGGAAGGAGGGGAGACACAGAGAACACAGGGAAACACATGGAAAAGAAGCCCATATACCCTCTAATAATGCCCTAATGAATTAttactctataaatatatatgtatccaCTCAGATCTGCTACTGGCTTTCTCTCTGTCTCCCTAATACACAGCTCCTTCTCTCCACCCTCCCTCCTCACACCCCGTCTCTGCCCCCTCCCTGACTCCCCTTTCCCAATCCCTCATACGTCACTGCCCAGTGAGTCCTCAGGTTGGTATGTGAGTGAGTGGGAAGCACTGGGAACTGACAGAGACTGCAGGGCATAGACTGAGACATGGAGAGAGAGAGGCAAGATAGGGGAGAGTGAGAGGGACCCTGCTGGAGAGACAAGGGAGAGGGCCCAGCCAGCTGTCCCCACCAttatccatatactgtatatatatatatagagagagagagagcgcagaATGTTTCAGACAAGCCCAACAGAGCGGGCAATTTAACTGTGGTGCCGGTACATGGTGCTTAGACTAGTTTgcccattaaagggaaaatgtgccCTATGAAATGCGGTAATAGCTTCCTGGCAGCGCTTGTGCCCTAAGGTGTAGTTTCTTGCACGCCTAGAATGGAAGTTTCTCTGGAAAGACACACGGATAGTGGGACGGGGGGTAATCCCATCAGCCTCCTGTGGTGCCCAGCGCATACAGTAACTTGTATAATGTTTATGCCAACACTGATTGGTGAGTCTGGCAGCACCGACTGACTCATATGATAATCACTTGCCCTTGCGTAAATGTTTCTTGTGCCCTTGCACAACGATTTGTTAGGgacctatgagtaagtgcccttcaggcacgaaacgcgtcagatAATATGTCCCAATAAAAtctgtaactttttatttttaatttgctgCTGTTGTaatttttgattttttgattTTCTCTCACTCTATTTGATATTGGATTGGCTGTTGCCTGTGACCTGGACTGAGGTTTGAGATGTGAgaaaattattttcacatttttttctttttgtgaagTAAGGCAGCCTACACACTTACTtactatagtgaataaagtaccccttttGTAAATTATAAGcatattataagccacagaggagttccttataatatatagtgaataaagtaccccctattgtaacatatagggatattataagtccccgaggagttccttataatatatagtgaataaagtgccccctattgtaacatatagggatattataagcccccgaggagttccttataatatatagtgaataaagtaccccctattgtaaaatatagggatattataagtccccgaggagttccttataatatatagtgaataaagtaccccctattgtaacatatagggatattataggccccgaggagttccttataatatatagtgaataaagtaccccctattgtaaaatatagggatattataagtccccgaggagttccttataatatatagtgaataaagtgccccctattgtaacatatagggatattataagcccccgaggagttccttataatatatagtgaataaagtgccccctattgtaacatatagggatattataagtccccgaggagttccttataatatatagtgaataaagtgccccctattgtaacatatagggatattataagcccccgaggagttccttataatatatagtgaataaagtaccccctattgtaaaatatagggatattataagtccccgaggagttccttataatatatagtgaataaagtaccccctattgtaacatatagggatattataggccccgaggagttccttataatatatagtgaataaagtaccccctattgtaaaatatagggatattataagtccccgaggagttccttataatatatagtgaataaagtgccccctattgtaacatatagggatattataagtccccgaggagttccttataatatatagtaaataaagtgccccctattgtaacatatagggatattataagtccccgaggagttccttataatatatagtgaataaagtgccccctattgtaacatataaggatattataagccccagaggagttccttataatatatagtgaataaagtgccccctattgtaacatatagggatattataagcccccgaggagttccttataatatatagtgaataaagtaccccctattgtataatattaggatattataagtccccgaggagttccctgaccatataaaggtacaaggctgaaggctgagggaactccaaggtgacttctaatatccttatattttctaACAGGGGGAAACGTTATTATCAGGGGTGCTGCTACCTCAGGTGGCAGCGCCCCCAAatttaccaggggcggcaaaaagctgctcctggttactttaagagccgaatttatGGTTTTTTAAAATGATAGCAATTCGGATCCCCGTGGACCCCCTTCggcactgtaaaggtaagcgctgaggggggggggaaggcagtGGCGGCATTGGAGGGGCCGCCTCGGGCCACTCAGGGGCTGaaaactaatttttaaaattaataagggaaaaggtattttttttccagaaaatgtgaCACCCCCTAAGACCACTAGTGCTGGGCAGGTGTTTGGTAGATACAGAGTCCTGTGCATTTATAGAACATTAACCTGCCCTGGCACAGGCTGCATAGGAGTCATTCCTCCGCATTCAGAGATTTAGCTCCACCCCTCAGTCTAGCAAGCCCCTCCCCAGTCACGGAGTAAAACAGTGGCAATGAGGTCACTTGCTGAGTTTAATAAGTAAATATCACAACCTGAGCTTGGCAGGTAGCGCTGACATACTGGGCTGAAGTCATGGCATTGCTATGTGGCCAGAGTGCTATACATGGTATCTGCTCCCTAATGATTTATACACAGGGCTACTGCTCTATAAACACCCTGGCGCTAAAGTACCTACTGACTTAACCCCTTAGGAGCCGTAGCTCATATACTGTGCTTCTGCAGCAGGGGTTTGAGGGGATTCAAGGCTGCAGCCACAATTGCTCTGGTGAGGCAAACTCCGCTTTTGCAAAGAATTTGCCCCCACACCTCCAGCCTAAACCATCTGGGGAATAACCCACATAGGGACTGGGACTCCCCTTTTATCAAGGGGACAATAGAAGTGGAATACAATCCGGTGGATTTCTATAGTAACATATCTGTAATGTGATGATCAGAGGTGCGTGCTGTTTGGGGCGCAGTCGGGCCGATGGCACGCAGTATGTTGTAGCAGGAAGTTGGCTGAAATATTATATTGGGCTCTGGGCACTCTGTATAGTAACAATTGGCCTTGCTTTATGTTATTGGTCATTTTTAGGAGTTTGTATAAAAGTGCAGGAGAATGTGCTTCCCCAGGCGCAGATGAACCGTTTCTGTGTTTCTGGGGCACAAAAACAAAGGAGTGGGTTTGTGTTGCCTTTATATGAGGGCAGCCTTACTGTTACTGCAACATGAGCAGCTGCATGGGGAATGCAAACAAACAAGAGCGCTGGTTacatgatccccccccccaaccaaggCCTAATTACCGCTGACTGCAGCACTAGGGGGCCCCACGTGGCCCTCACAAgccctgtatatatttatatatatgtcacCTGTCTCCCCAGACACTTGGCATGTGACATCATCAGCCCAAACTGTCCGGTGACATCACTAGATAACATGTGCCCGATATAAATAAACGATGTAATGGCGCTGGGCGCCTGCCAGCGTATAGCGATAGAAAGTATCTCAGTCTTGTGACATCTGCACTATGTGCTGTATAGTGATAcccactctctgtctgtctctttcccagaATGCCCAGTGGGACGCGCCTACAGCTCAGATCTGGGAAAGTGCATGGAGTGCAGCGTGTGCAAGAACTCCGAAAAGAGCGACTTCTGCCAGAACTGTAAGAGACTGCCGGGGTAGTAAGAGAGTGTGTAGCATGGAATCAGGGAGAGTGTGAGAGCTTTACTAAGCTAAGAGATAAATTACACCTGTGCAGTTGCCAGTGCCAACCAATCAGACCTTAGCTGTGATTATACGGATAAAAGCTAActcttgattggctgctatgttgAACTTCTAGCACTCATATTCAAACATAAGCCCCCCAAAAGAGTGCAACCAATTAGATCCGTCTACAGGGCATGCTAAATAGGGGTGACTGCCCTGAACCCCCTGTAACTGTTACACAGAGATAAACTCTGTACTAGGAAGGGCTGTAATAGCCAGATTTTGGGTAGCATGTAAACCTGTAGCTTCCAGATGTTGGATACTGTAGTTCAGAAAATGCTGAAGGTTGAGAATGTGGCCCCAGACAAGCTATTTTGCCAAGGGCCCTGCCAATAGGAGTCACAATAATCCTTCAAGGCAGTTGTTGGCTTGTTGAGGGCACCCAGTCAGTTTATGAAACAGTAATGGGAGTCATACAGATGGTAATGCAGTGAGAGCACTACCTAATAGGAGACCAGTGTCAGAGCAAAGAGAGGGGTTCTGTGAGACAGCCAATGGGATCACTAACAAAAGCCATTTCCCCTGTTTTTCCCAGGTCCACCACAGACGACTGAACAACCGGATTTCCCTTGGATTTGGGTTATTGGATTTTCCGCAGGAGGGGTGTTTCTCATAACTGTAATCCTGAGCCTCACGGTGTATCTGACTCACTGTCGCAGGAAAAGCAAGTTCACCAGTAAGTCATTGGGTTGGGAGTTGTGTGTGGGTGCTGGCTCTGCTGGGATATAGTTAGGGTGTGATatcaaaggagacatataggataaacttAAAAACctctaaccctgtaggcaattatgaataataatatgatgctggtttccctttgggctaaacattaaccctatctgtaacaatggcccctttattggagctccctatagatcctctcaggtccctgtctgtgtttcaaatgaggggtgggcgtgtcctaacggtccctgccagaagcacagtaggagggggagagccaatcacagccctgcactcacacaagcacagacaggcttcagttccctatcaggtcagcctagctgctgattggttcctatcctacagtgccgccggcccccctgcacagcctgggaaaagaggcagcaggaagtggaacagatgggcggggctagtgggagttttggagaaattttcaataaatcagcgcaaaacactattttttaaagcccattccttctgtatttagattagtacaattcattggcacaatatagTTTTGTaaacaatatgtcccctttaaaaaagcaGCTATAATGAAATTCTCTTGTTTTGCTTCAGAGCCCATAGAGGAGACCGGAAGCCATTCTGCCGAAGCTCTGCTCATACATGGAGAGGTGAGGACTGTTGTACTTATATGTAATGGCCATAGGGATATGTTCTGTAGGCATGTAATATGGAGAGATTTAGAGGTATATGTTCTGTTTATAAATTGTACAAGTGCAGATGTCAGCGGCAACCAGTTaggtctttgcttttattttcttactATCAAAAtccagttgctgattggttgctactggctaAATAGGAATTGTTCAGACCTATGAGATAAGTCGGCTCTATGATCAAGCCATGTATGTAAATCGGTATAAACAGAGGGGGGCGCTGTTCTACAGACATGTAACACAAAACCCTTATATGCCCTGTAGGGGGAGCTACTAACAACTTCTTTCTCTGTCCCCCCATAGGTCACCGTTACAGGATCCTCCTGTCTCTCTTGAATCCAGAGGAAGCTGCTATCTGGGCATGATGTATATAATATTTGTATAGAAGACAAATGTACAAattccatatacatatatatatatatatttatatgtatatatgtgtgtatatacctgTGCTGGGCACAGGGTTCATTGTCAGTATTTTCTGCCATAGAGAGGCCAGACGTGCTGCTGAGCTGTGGGTCTGAATCCCCCTGTGCAGTTCCATATCCCCCCTACTGTTCCCTTACTCCCACCCTAATATGGCTTCCCCACTGCAGACATGCCCCATACCTTCCCATGGAATGGCCTTATGTTTCCTGGCAGCACTGCCCTCTGAAAGGGAACATCTGCCGTGTAGTCGACTCGCACTCTGAAAAACAACAACAATCACAGTGGTTGGTACAGAACATTTCAGCAAGTGCCTTACTCCTGCCCACGGGGAATAAACATGAGAGGTTTTTAGCAAAGTGGTCtcctttgttttctttaatattgGTCGTGTTATTGCTATGGCAACATGCAGTAAGTACCTCAGGGGCTGAGGTACCGCTGGGCTGGGCCATAgcacacaaaatggcacctgagAATCTGCTGCACTGAGACATTACAGTATGAAATGGATTCTGGGGTATCTCTGTAGTGAGGCATTACAGAACAAAATGGCTGCTGAGGTACTGAGGTGCCTTATAGCACAGCACGGATAATGGCTTCCTGAGTATGGATGGCAGGGGACTGGGAACAGGAAATGGATGGTGACTGCTGGCTGGGGCTGAGGCCATACAGATGTACACAAGTCTCTGTGAGGGACAGTCTCTGTGAGGGTCAGTCTCTGTGAGAGCAGACTCTGTGAGAGCAGTCTCTGTGAGAGCAGTCTCTGTGAGGGACAGTCTCTGTGAGGGACAGTCTCTGTGAGGGTCAGTCTCTGTGAGGGACAGTCTCTGTGAGAGCAGTCTCTGTGAGGGACAGTCTCTGTGAGGGACAGTCTCTGTGAGGGACAGTCTCTGTGAGGGTCAATCTCTGTGAGAGCAGTCTCTGTGAGGGTCAGTCTCTGTGAGGGTCAGTCTCTGTGAGAGCAGTCTCTGTGAGGGACAGTCTCTGTGAGGGACAGTCTCTGTGAGGGTCAGTCTCTGTGAGGGACAGTCTCTGTGAGAGCAGTCTCTGTGAGGGACAGTCTCTGTGAGGGACAGTCTCTGTGAGAGCAGTCTCTGTGGGGGCCAGTCTCTGTGAGGGACAGTCTCTGTGAGGGACAGTCTCTGTGAGAGCAGTCTCTGTGAGGGACAGTCTCTGTGAGGGACAGTCTCTGTGAGAGCAGTCTCTGTGGGGGCCAGTCTCTGTGAGGGACAGTCTCTGTGAGGGTCAGTCTCTGTGAGGGACAGTCTCTGTGAGGGTCAGTCTCTGTGAGAGCAGTCTCTGTGAGGGTCAGTCTCTGTGAGGGTCAGTCTCTGTGAGGGTCAGTCTCTGTGAGGGTCAGTCTCTGTGAGGGACAGTCTCTGTGAGGGACAGTCTCTGTGAGGGTCAGTCTCTGTGAGAGCAGTCTCTGTGAGGGTCAGTCTCTGTGAGGGTCAGTCTCTGTGAGGGTCAGTCTCTGTGAGGGTCAGTCTCTGTGAGGGACAGTCTCTGTGAGGGTCAGTCTCTGTGAGGGTCAGTCTCTGTGAGGGAAAGTCTCTGTGAGGGACAGTCTCTGTGAGGGTCAGTCTCTGTGAGGGACAGTCTCTGTGAGGGACAGTCTCTGTGAGGGACAGTCTCTGTGAGGGACAGTCTCTGTGAGGGACAGATATCCCAGGAAAGAGAGAGGATATAACTGGGGAATGGTTTATATGTTACTATACGGCAGCAGCACCACCTGCCCCTGTTCCTCTCTCCTGTGCAGCTCCTATTGGGtccccccttccctctccccctcacttttGTATCTATTTACCCGCACACCAGGAAGTGTccccattaaccccccccccctcgcttgTGTCGCATTCCCCGGCTCCTTACAGTGAGCGACGTCACAGGACTTTCCCAGCGCCGTCAGGAGTGTCACTGCCCAGTATTGTCCCCTCAGCCTCAGGCAACCCCCCTGCCAGGGCCcctaactcatatacaggggccacttactcatatacaggggccccaactcatatacaggggcccaactcatatacaggggcccaactcatatacaggggccacttactcatatacaggggcccaactcatatacaggggcccaactcatatacaggggcccaactcatatacaggggccacttactcatatacaggggccccaactcatatacaggggccccaactcatatacaggggccccaactcatatacaggggccacttactcatatacaggggccccaactcatatacaggggccacttactcatatacaggggccccaactcatatacaggggccccaactcatatacaggggcccaactcatatacaggggccacttactcatatacaggggccccaactcatatacaggggccacttactcatatacaggggccccaactcatatacaggggccccaactcatatacaggggcccaactcatatacaggggccccaactcatatacaggggcccaactcatatacaggggccacttactcatatacaggggccccaactcatatacaggggccccaactcatatacaggggcccaactcatatacaggggccacttactcatatacaggggccccaactcatatacaggggcccaactcatatacaggggccacttactcatatacagggcccaactcatatacaggggccccaactcatatacagggcccccaactcatatacaggggccccaactcatatacaggggccactaactcatatacaggggccactaactcatatacaggggccacttactcatatacaggggccccaactcatatacaggggcccaactcatatacaggggcccaactcatatacaggggccacttactcatatacaggggcccaactcatatacaggggcccaactcatatacaggggcccaactcatatacaggggccacttactcatatacaggggccccaactcatatacaggggccccaactcatatacaggggccccaactcatatacaggggccacttactcata
The genomic region above belongs to Xenopus tropicalis strain Nigerian chromosome 9, UCB_Xtro_10.0, whole genome shotgun sequence and contains:
- the tnfrsf12a gene encoding tumor necrosis factor receptor superfamily member 12A encodes the protein MTPRNVLLRLAPLFLMGISAAVEVQGECPVGRAYSSDLGKCMECSVCKNSEKSDFCQNCPPQTTEQPDFPWIWVIGFSAGGVFLITVILSLTVYLTHCRRKSKFTKPIEETGSHSAEALLIHGEVTVTGSSCLS